The Micromonospora sediminicola genome contains a region encoding:
- a CDS encoding GntR family transcriptional regulator, with product MSARIRIDAGSATPPYEQVRAQLAAMVGDGRLAVGTRLPAVRQLAADLGLAVNTVARAYRELEAAGLVETRGRHGTVVAPGRDDATDRLHRAAADYAAEARRLGVPPERALALVRAALDAGTRG from the coding sequence ATGAGCGCCCGGATACGGATCGACGCCGGGTCGGCCACCCCTCCGTACGAGCAGGTGCGCGCGCAGCTCGCGGCGATGGTGGGGGACGGGCGCCTGGCGGTGGGCACCCGGCTGCCCGCGGTCCGGCAGCTCGCCGCGGACCTGGGGCTGGCGGTGAACACCGTGGCCCGGGCCTACCGGGAGCTGGAGGCCGCCGGCCTGGTCGAGACCCGGGGTCGGCACGGCACCGTGGTGGCCCCGGGGCGGGACGACGCCACCGACCGGCTGCACCGTGCCGCCGCGGACTACGCCGCCGAGGCGCGTCGCCTGGGCGTCCCGCCGGAGCGGGCGCTCGCCCTGGTCCGTGCGGCGCTGGACGCCGGTACGCGTGGCTGA
- a CDS encoding ABC transporter permease subunit, with amino-acid sequence MSAPLSGPGSATQTPGREPARPGLPRTSRTARNHAPITATGLVVKVVLLGLVAGIAIWAAFPLIEAEQWIGLGVLAVTTAGLFYLYLSRRHIPAKYLVPGTLFLIAFQVFPVLYTASTAFTNFGDGHRGSKDDAIVAIQTSSVKQVPGSTEYNLSIATKGDPATGPLVFLLSDPKTKEVFAGDAGGLRKLDAGDVTVSSLSGKVTAADGYTVLNIGQASGRSDAITALIVPTDGGAIRSNGLTRAYEGKAARAYDAGCDCVKDSETGKTWSADEKVGSFVAADGERLTQGWKVNVGLKNFSAVLTDPNISKPFFGTLAWNFAFAIGSTGLTFLLGMAIALALHSPRMKGTNFYRVLLILPYAMPSFAMLLVWRDMFNTDFGLVNNLFGLDVDWFGGSWSARIAVLLVQLWLGYPYMFLVATGALQAIPRELTEATSVDGATPWQSFRAVTLPLLLVALSPLLIASFAYNFNNVNAILFTTEGGPFAPDNPRNGATDLLITYTYRLAFGAQGAEFGLAATVSIFIFAIVATVSAISFRRTRKQEEVYS; translated from the coding sequence ATGAGCGCGCCGCTGTCCGGCCCGGGGTCTGCCACGCAGACCCCGGGCCGGGAGCCCGCCCGCCCCGGGCTCCCGCGCACGTCCCGTACCGCGCGGAACCACGCGCCGATCACCGCGACCGGCCTCGTCGTCAAGGTGGTCCTGCTCGGCCTGGTGGCCGGGATCGCGATCTGGGCGGCGTTCCCGCTCATCGAGGCCGAACAGTGGATCGGGCTGGGTGTCCTGGCGGTCACCACCGCCGGCCTGTTCTACCTCTACCTGAGCCGCCGGCACATCCCGGCCAAGTACCTGGTCCCCGGCACGCTCTTCCTGATCGCCTTCCAGGTCTTCCCGGTGCTCTACACCGCGAGCACCGCGTTCACGAACTTCGGCGACGGCCACCGGGGCAGCAAGGACGACGCGATCGTCGCCATCCAGACCTCCTCGGTGAAGCAGGTCCCCGGCTCGACCGAGTACAACCTCAGCATCGCCACCAAGGGCGACCCGGCCACCGGCCCCCTGGTGTTCCTGCTCAGCGACCCGAAGACCAAGGAGGTCTTCGCCGGGGACGCGGGCGGGCTGCGCAAGCTCGACGCCGGTGACGTCACGGTCAGCAGCCTCAGCGGCAAGGTCACCGCCGCCGACGGCTACACCGTGCTGAACATCGGCCAGGCCAGCGGCCGCAGCGACGCGATCACCGCGCTGATCGTCCCCACCGACGGCGGCGCCATCCGCTCCAACGGCCTCACCCGGGCCTACGAGGGCAAGGCGGCCCGGGCGTACGACGCCGGCTGCGACTGCGTCAAGGACAGCGAGACCGGCAAGACCTGGAGCGCGGACGAGAAGGTCGGCTCCTTCGTCGCCGCCGACGGCGAGCGGCTCACCCAGGGCTGGAAGGTGAACGTCGGGCTGAAGAACTTCAGCGCCGTGCTCACCGACCCGAACATCTCCAAGCCGTTCTTCGGCACCCTGGCCTGGAACTTCGCGTTCGCGATCGGCTCCACCGGCCTCACCTTCCTGCTCGGCATGGCCATCGCGCTCGCCCTGCACTCGCCCCGGATGAAGGGCACGAACTTCTACCGGGTGCTGCTGATCCTCCCGTACGCGATGCCGTCGTTCGCGATGCTGCTGGTCTGGCGGGACATGTTCAACACCGACTTCGGCCTGGTCAACAACCTGTTCGGGCTGGACGTCGACTGGTTCGGCGGCTCCTGGTCGGCCCGGATCGCGGTGCTGCTGGTGCAGCTCTGGCTCGGCTACCCGTACATGTTCCTGGTCGCCACCGGCGCGTTGCAGGCCATCCCGCGGGAGCTGACCGAGGCCACCTCGGTCGACGGGGCGACGCCCTGGCAGTCGTTCCGGGCGGTCACCCTGCCGCTGCTGCTGGTGGCGCTCTCGCCGCTGCTGATCGCGTCGTTCGCGTACAACTTCAACAACGTCAACGCGATCCTGTTCACCACCGAGGGTGGGCCGTTCGCGCCGGACAACCCGCGCAACGGCGCCACCGACCTGCTGATCACCTACACCTACCGGTTGGCGTTCGGCGCGCAGGGCGCCGAGTTCGGCCTGGCCGCCACCGTGTCGATCTTCATCTTCGCGATCGTGGCGACGGTGTCGGCGATCAGCTTCCGGCGCACCCGCAAGCAGGAGGAGGTGTACTCGTGA
- a CDS encoding 2'-5' RNA ligase family protein → MAGGTARNVAGGDAARDGGDTIQIGIAVDVPEPWGGQLTRRRISAGDPQAVPAHVTLLGPTEIPVRALPAVEEHLARVAATHLPFTLHLRGTGTFRPVTQVVFVAVAAGISECELLAAAINSAPELRREARFPYHPHVTVAQDVPPEVLDKAYEDLADFSALFEVDAFTLFSHSGATRWQPRRDFRLGGPR, encoded by the coding sequence GTGGCCGGAGGGACGGCGCGCAACGTGGCGGGCGGTGACGCGGCGCGGGACGGCGGCGACACGATCCAGATCGGGATCGCGGTCGACGTCCCCGAACCGTGGGGCGGGCAGCTCACCCGCCGCCGGATCTCCGCCGGCGACCCGCAGGCGGTCCCCGCGCACGTCACCCTTCTCGGCCCCACCGAGATCCCGGTACGCGCGCTGCCGGCCGTCGAGGAGCACCTGGCCCGGGTGGCGGCCACGCACCTGCCGTTCACCCTGCACCTGCGCGGCACCGGCACGTTCCGCCCGGTCACCCAGGTGGTGTTCGTGGCGGTGGCCGCCGGGATCAGCGAGTGCGAGCTGCTCGCCGCCGCCATCAACTCCGCCCCCGAACTGCGCCGGGAAGCGCGCTTCCCCTACCACCCGCACGTGACGGTGGCCCAGGACGTGCCGCCCGAGGTGCTGGACAAGGCGTACGAGGACCTGGCCGACTTCTCCGCGCTGTTCGAGGTGGACGCGTTCACGCTCTTCTCGCACAGCGGGGCGACCCGGTGGCAGCCCCGCCGCGACTTCCGGCTCGGCGGCCCGCGCTGA
- a CDS encoding YhjD/YihY/BrkB family envelope integrity protein, translated as MNVFGRIETAIGRRIDAARGRSSVFDHLWLAGTLYADLMAGRLAAAIAYYGFFAVFALALVAYWIFGAVLRDNEEVSRAAADFLRDNLPFLDPAQISESSNTVGVVGLVILVFTGIGWVEAIRSSQRLMYGFNQQPGNLVVRRLVDLGVLVAVFVLLFVSVAAVDALESLLRFLLRSTGSVGLTTVSAVLSVLVNAVLAAALLLAVPRLRMSRRRLRPAVLTVAVGITLLNTVGRYYVVRTERNPAYTVVATAVGLLLYLYLLNQLVLFGAALAATSRYGRVVDLAEGGAREVDVEADVLDEETDPGTPGGGG; from the coding sequence GTGAACGTCTTCGGCCGGATCGAGACGGCCATCGGGCGCCGTATCGACGCGGCTCGTGGTCGCTCGTCGGTCTTCGACCACCTCTGGCTGGCCGGGACGCTCTACGCCGACCTGATGGCCGGCCGGCTCGCCGCCGCCATCGCCTACTACGGGTTCTTCGCCGTGTTCGCGCTCGCCCTGGTCGCGTACTGGATCTTCGGCGCGGTGCTGCGGGACAACGAGGAGGTCAGCCGCGCGGCGGCCGACTTCCTGCGGGACAACCTGCCCTTCCTCGACCCGGCCCAGATCTCCGAGAGCAGCAACACCGTCGGCGTGGTCGGCCTGGTCATCCTGGTCTTCACCGGCATCGGCTGGGTGGAGGCGATCCGTTCCTCGCAGCGCCTGATGTACGGCTTCAACCAGCAGCCCGGCAACCTGGTGGTGCGCCGGCTGGTCGACCTGGGCGTGCTGGTCGCGGTCTTCGTGCTGCTCTTCGTCTCGGTCGCCGCCGTCGACGCGCTGGAGTCGCTGCTGCGGTTCCTGCTGCGCAGCACCGGCTCGGTGGGCCTGACCACGGTCAGCGCGGTGCTGAGCGTGCTGGTCAACGCCGTGCTCGCCGCCGCGCTGCTGCTCGCCGTGCCCCGGCTGCGGATGAGCCGGCGGCGGCTGCGCCCGGCGGTGCTGACCGTCGCGGTCGGGATCACGCTGCTCAACACCGTGGGGCGCTACTACGTGGTCCGCACCGAGCGGAACCCGGCGTACACGGTGGTGGCGACCGCCGTGGGGCTGCTGCTCTACCTCTACCTGCTCAACCAACTGGTGCTCTTCGGCGCCGCGCTCGCCGCCACCAGCCGCTACGGCCGGGTGGTCGACCTGGCCGAGGGCGGGGCGCGGGAGGTGGACGTGGAGGCCGACGTGCTCGACGAGGAGACCGACCCGGGCACCCCCGGAGGCGGCGGATGA
- a CDS encoding glycoside hydrolase family 13 protein: MTSAPTPTPLAADDDWWRSAVVYQVYVRSFADANSDGVGDLQGIRQRLPYLRDLGVDALWLTPFYTSPQVDAGYDVSDYRDVDPLFGNLTDFDEMITDAHALGLRIIVDLVPNHTSSAHPWFAAALAAGPGSPERERYLFADGKGEQGELPPNDWESIFGGPAWTRVVDGQWYLHLFDPAQPDLNWRHPEVRAEFEDVLRFWLDRGVDGFRIDVAHGMIKAEGLPDVGFNSMTTGQRQSELLGKGRLPYFDQDEVHDIYRAWRPILDSYPGGRMAVAEAWAETPQRLARYIGPDELHQAFSFDFLDATWSADSFRKVIDTALAESTIVGAPTTWVLSNHDRQRHVTRYGDGEVGLRRARAAALLMFALPGCAYVYQGEELGLPEVLDLPDELRQDPAFRRTGESRDGCRVPIPWSGELAPYGFGPDGSELSWLPAPATWRSLSVAAQTGTPSSTLELYRAALRIRGAHPALAGLGGITWLETEPGVLAFRRTAGDTELTCVVNISGADVTVTGFGRPLVASADLTEQGDGHVLPVDAAAWFERR; encoded by the coding sequence ATGACCTCTGCCCCCACCCCCACGCCGCTGGCCGCCGACGACGACTGGTGGCGGTCCGCGGTCGTCTACCAGGTCTACGTCCGCAGCTTCGCCGACGCGAACTCCGACGGTGTCGGTGACCTCCAGGGCATCCGGCAGCGCCTGCCCTACCTGCGTGACCTCGGCGTGGACGCGCTCTGGCTGACCCCCTTCTACACCTCGCCGCAGGTCGACGCCGGCTACGACGTGTCCGACTACCGGGACGTGGATCCGCTCTTCGGCAACCTGACCGACTTCGACGAGATGATCACCGACGCGCACGCCCTGGGCCTGCGGATCATCGTCGACCTGGTGCCCAACCACACCTCCAGCGCGCACCCGTGGTTCGCCGCGGCGCTCGCCGCCGGTCCGGGCTCGCCGGAGCGCGAGCGCTACCTGTTCGCCGACGGCAAGGGCGAGCAGGGCGAGCTGCCCCCGAACGACTGGGAGAGCATCTTCGGCGGCCCGGCGTGGACCCGGGTGGTCGACGGCCAGTGGTACCTGCACCTGTTCGACCCGGCCCAGCCCGACCTGAACTGGCGCCACCCCGAGGTGCGGGCCGAGTTCGAGGACGTCCTGCGCTTCTGGCTGGACCGCGGCGTGGACGGCTTCCGGATCGACGTGGCGCACGGGATGATCAAGGCCGAGGGCCTGCCGGACGTCGGCTTCAACTCGATGACCACCGGCCAGCGCCAGTCGGAGCTGCTCGGCAAGGGCCGGCTGCCCTACTTCGACCAGGACGAGGTGCACGACATCTACCGCGCCTGGCGGCCCATCCTGGACAGCTACCCCGGCGGTCGGATGGCGGTCGCCGAGGCCTGGGCCGAGACCCCGCAGCGGCTGGCCCGCTACATCGGCCCGGACGAGCTGCACCAGGCGTTCAGCTTCGACTTCCTCGACGCCACCTGGTCGGCCGACTCGTTCCGCAAGGTGATCGACACCGCGCTCGCCGAGTCGACGATCGTCGGCGCGCCCACCACCTGGGTGCTCTCCAACCACGACCGGCAGCGCCACGTCACCCGGTACGGCGACGGCGAGGTCGGCCTGCGCCGCGCCCGCGCCGCCGCGCTGCTGATGTTCGCGCTGCCCGGCTGCGCCTACGTCTACCAGGGCGAGGAGCTGGGCCTGCCGGAGGTGCTGGACCTCCCCGACGAGCTGCGCCAGGACCCGGCGTTCCGGCGCACCGGGGAGAGCCGCGACGGCTGCCGGGTGCCGATCCCGTGGAGCGGCGAGCTGGCCCCGTACGGCTTCGGGCCGGACGGCAGCGAGCTGAGCTGGCTGCCGGCGCCGGCGACCTGGCGGTCCCTCTCGGTGGCCGCGCAGACCGGCACGCCCTCCTCGACGCTGGAGCTCTACCGGGCCGCGCTGCGGATCCGCGGTGCGCACCCGGCGCTGGCCGGCCTCGGTGGCATCACCTGGCTGGAGACCGAGCCCGGCGTGCTGGCGTTCCGCCGCACCGCCGGGGACACCGAGCTGACCTGCGTGGTCAACATCAGCGGCGCCGACGTGACGGTGACCGGCTTCGGCCGGCCGCTCGTCGCCAGCGCCGATCTCACCGAGCAGGGCGACGGGCACGTCCTGCCGGTGGACGCAGCTGCGTGGTTCGAACGGCGCTGA
- a CDS encoding sugar ABC transporter substrate-binding protein — protein sequence MRIRTAGVVAVLGLALAASGCGDSGSDKPAAEKSADKATGGKLVIWADDKRTAALKPFAEEFGKENGVTVEVQAVSKDLQTNFVTASQQGSGPDVVVGAHDWIGNMVQNGAIDPVQLPAEQKSGFNETAIKAVTFNGQLYGVPYATENVALLRNTELAPEAPKTIEDLVATGKKLKAEKKASEILCLQSGQNGDAYHIYPLYTSGGGYLFGTAANGDYDPKDLGVGKPESIAAFQKIAKLGEKGDGALKRSITGENSIATFTGKKCAFLVSGPWAVADAKKAGIKYDISPVPGFAGGKEAQPFVGVQAFYVAAKGKNKALAQEFVTNYVTKPELAVALYKAEPRPPALTAAFDQVKGEDADLAKFSEAGKNGQVLPAIPAMAAIWDPFGKAEAAIIGGADPAKTITAAGKTIQGQIK from the coding sequence ATGCGCATCCGTACCGCGGGTGTGGTCGCCGTCCTCGGCCTGGCGCTCGCCGCGTCCGGCTGTGGTGACAGCGGCAGCGACAAGCCGGCCGCCGAGAAGTCCGCCGACAAGGCGACCGGCGGCAAGCTGGTCATCTGGGCCGACGACAAGCGCACCGCCGCCCTCAAGCCCTTCGCCGAGGAGTTCGGCAAGGAGAACGGCGTGACCGTCGAGGTCCAGGCCGTCTCCAAGGACCTGCAGACCAACTTCGTCACCGCCTCCCAGCAGGGCAGCGGCCCGGACGTCGTGGTCGGCGCGCACGACTGGATCGGCAACATGGTCCAGAACGGTGCCATCGACCCGGTGCAGCTGCCGGCCGAGCAGAAGAGCGGCTTCAACGAGACCGCCATCAAGGCCGTCACGTTCAACGGCCAGCTCTACGGCGTGCCCTACGCCACCGAGAACGTGGCCCTGCTCCGCAACACCGAGCTGGCCCCCGAGGCGCCGAAGACGATCGAGGACCTGGTCGCCACCGGCAAGAAGCTCAAGGCGGAGAAGAAGGCCAGCGAGATCCTCTGCCTCCAGTCCGGCCAGAACGGCGACGCGTACCACATCTACCCGCTGTACACCTCGGGTGGCGGCTACCTGTTCGGCACCGCCGCCAACGGCGACTACGACCCGAAGGACCTGGGCGTGGGCAAGCCGGAGTCGATCGCGGCCTTCCAGAAGATCGCGAAGCTCGGTGAGAAGGGCGACGGCGCGCTTAAGCGCTCCATCACCGGCGAGAACTCGATCGCCACCTTCACCGGCAAGAAGTGCGCCTTCCTGGTCTCCGGCCCGTGGGCCGTGGCCGACGCCAAGAAGGCCGGCATCAAGTACGACATCTCCCCGGTCCCCGGCTTCGCCGGTGGCAAGGAGGCCCAGCCGTTCGTGGGCGTCCAGGCGTTCTACGTGGCCGCCAAGGGCAAGAACAAGGCCCTGGCCCAGGAGTTCGTCACCAACTACGTGACCAAGCCCGAGCTGGCCGTCGCGCTGTACAAGGCCGAGCCGCGCCCGCCGGCGCTGACCGCCGCCTTCGACCAGGTCAAGGGCGAGGACGCCGACCTGGCCAAGTTCTCCGAGGCCGGCAAGAACGGCCAGGTGCTCCCGGCGATCCCGGCCATGGCCGCGATCTGGGACCCGTTCGGCAAGGCGGAGGCCGCCATCATCGGTGGCGCCGACCCGGCCAAGACGATCACGGCCGCTGGCAAGACCATCCAGGGTCAGATCAAGTAA
- a CDS encoding glycoside hydrolase family 13 protein gives MSLQPHHDGSATYVPEQEPALGQTVPVFVRVPAGAGVRQVHLRTTGDGEPHFAEAVVDRTENGDVWWRADVEVRNPVSNYRFLLDGDRGAHWLNAAGTAAHDVPDHGDFKLVSYAPPPAWARDAVIYQIFPDRFARSAAADTRTAPDWAIPCDWDTPVIGRGPETPRQFYGGDLDGITERLDHLDRLGVNTVYLTPVFPARSNHRYDASSFDTVDPLLGGDAALARLADAVHARGWRLLGDITSNHTGDAHDWFTAAVSDVHAPERDLYYFDLPGQDYESWNGVKSLPKLNWGSAELRRRFATAEDSLLRRWLRPPYGLDGWRVDVANMTGRRGADAYTHEVARLLREVVAETRADALLLAEHGHDHTGDLDRDGWHGTMNYVGFTDPVWSWLRAGDDPVPNFLGTPGGVRRRDAGAVLATMNTYRSLVSWRSYTHSWQLLGSHDSARIRTVVGDAARQEVAAGLLATMPGTPVVFAGDELGLTGTNGEGSRTPMPWHRPESWDRRTFDAYRSLLALRRDEPALRHGGLRWVHADADTLVFLREAPTGTVLALARRAPGAPVRLTGLPAADNVYGGAAALRPSADGTVTLPADGPTFQLWRL, from the coding sequence ATGTCCCTGCAACCGCACCACGACGGGTCCGCCACCTACGTCCCGGAGCAGGAGCCCGCGCTCGGGCAGACCGTTCCCGTCTTCGTCCGGGTGCCCGCCGGCGCCGGCGTCCGCCAGGTGCACCTGCGCACCACCGGCGACGGCGAGCCGCACTTCGCCGAGGCGGTGGTCGACCGCACCGAGAACGGTGACGTGTGGTGGCGGGCCGACGTCGAGGTCCGCAACCCGGTCAGCAACTACCGCTTCCTGCTCGACGGCGACCGCGGTGCCCATTGGCTGAACGCGGCCGGCACGGCCGCCCACGACGTGCCGGACCACGGCGACTTCAAGCTGGTCAGCTACGCGCCGCCGCCGGCCTGGGCCCGGGACGCGGTGATCTACCAGATCTTCCCGGACCGGTTCGCCCGCTCCGCCGCCGCCGACACCCGGACCGCGCCGGACTGGGCCATCCCGTGCGACTGGGACACCCCGGTGATCGGCCGTGGCCCGGAGACGCCCCGCCAGTTCTACGGCGGCGACCTCGACGGGATCACCGAACGCCTGGACCACCTGGACCGGCTCGGCGTCAACACGGTCTACCTCACCCCGGTCTTCCCGGCCCGCTCCAACCACCGGTACGACGCGTCCAGCTTCGACACGGTCGACCCGCTGCTCGGCGGCGACGCCGCGCTGGCCCGGCTCGCCGACGCGGTGCACGCCCGGGGCTGGCGGCTGCTCGGCGACATCACCAGCAACCACACCGGCGACGCCCACGACTGGTTCACCGCCGCCGTCTCCGACGTGCACGCGCCCGAACGCGACCTGTACTACTTCGACCTGCCCGGACAGGACTACGAGTCCTGGAACGGGGTCAAGTCGCTGCCGAAGCTCAACTGGGGCAGCGCGGAGCTGCGCCGCCGGTTCGCCACCGCCGAGGACTCGCTGCTGCGCCGCTGGCTGCGCCCGCCGTACGGGCTGGACGGCTGGCGGGTGGACGTGGCGAACATGACCGGCCGGCGGGGCGCCGACGCCTACACACACGAGGTGGCGCGGCTGCTGCGTGAGGTGGTCGCCGAGACCCGGGCGGACGCGTTGCTGCTCGCCGAGCACGGCCACGACCACACCGGTGACCTGGACCGGGACGGCTGGCACGGAACGATGAACTACGTCGGCTTCACCGACCCGGTGTGGTCCTGGCTGCGCGCGGGCGACGACCCGGTGCCGAACTTCCTCGGCACCCCGGGCGGGGTGCGGCGGCGGGACGCGGGCGCGGTCCTGGCGACCATGAACACCTACCGGTCGCTGGTGTCGTGGCGGTCGTACACCCACTCGTGGCAGCTGCTCGGCTCGCACGACTCGGCCCGGATCCGCACCGTGGTCGGTGACGCGGCCCGGCAGGAGGTGGCCGCCGGCCTGCTCGCCACCATGCCCGGCACGCCGGTGGTGTTCGCCGGGGACGAGCTGGGGCTGACCGGCACCAACGGGGAGGGCTCGCGGACCCCGATGCCGTGGCACCGGCCGGAGAGCTGGGACCGGCGCACGTTCGACGCGTACCGGTCGTTGCTGGCGCTGCGCCGCGACGAGCCGGCGCTGCGGCACGGCGGCCTGCGCTGGGTGCACGCGGACGCGGACACGCTGGTGTTCCTGCGCGAGGCGCCGACCGGCACGGTGCTGGCCCTGGCCCGCCGCGCCCCCGGCGCCCCGGTCCGCCTGACCGGCCTGCCCGCCGCCGACAACGTCTACGGCGGCGCGGCGGCGCTGCGCCCGTCCGCCGACGGCACGGTGACGCTGCCGGCGGACGGCCCCACCTTCCAGCTCTGGCGTCTGTGA
- a CDS encoding sugar ABC transporter permease, which translates to MTSIAETPVANRNAAGRARSRWFAQVGWRHLVGVLAVVFSLFPILFVISAALNPLGTLSSTELLPTGASLENFTNLFDRTAFGHWFLNSLLLAGVASFASIFLSALAAYAFSRMRFAGRRVGLLTLLLIQMFPQFLAIVAIFLIFTTVTDLYPAIGFNTPWGLFLLYMGGALGANTWLMKGFFDTLPKELDESATMDGASHVQVFFRIMLPLVAPILAVTGLLAFIGSINEFIIANVFLTNTESKTLAVGMYGLVAGERNNNFGIFAAGTLLTAIPTVLVFQLLQRYIVSGLTSGAVKG; encoded by the coding sequence GTGACCAGCATCGCGGAAACCCCGGTGGCCAACCGCAACGCGGCCGGCCGGGCGCGCAGCCGGTGGTTCGCCCAGGTGGGCTGGCGGCACCTGGTCGGGGTGCTGGCGGTCGTGTTCAGCCTCTTCCCGATCCTGTTCGTGATCTCGGCGGCGCTCAACCCGCTCGGCACGCTCTCCTCCACCGAGCTGCTGCCGACCGGGGCGTCGCTGGAGAACTTCACCAACCTGTTCGACCGCACCGCGTTCGGCCACTGGTTCCTCAACTCGCTGCTGCTGGCGGGCGTGGCCAGCTTCGCGTCGATCTTCCTGTCGGCGCTGGCCGCGTACGCGTTCTCCCGGATGCGGTTCGCCGGGCGCCGGGTCGGCCTGCTCACGCTGCTGCTGATCCAGATGTTCCCGCAGTTCCTGGCCATCGTGGCGATCTTCCTGATCTTCACCACGGTCACCGACCTGTACCCGGCGATCGGCTTCAACACCCCGTGGGGCCTGTTCCTGCTCTACATGGGTGGCGCGCTGGGGGCGAACACCTGGCTGATGAAGGGCTTCTTCGACACGCTGCCGAAGGAGCTGGACGAGTCCGCGACCATGGACGGCGCCTCGCACGTGCAGGTCTTCTTCCGGATCATGCTGCCGCTGGTGGCGCCGATCCTGGCGGTGACCGGCCTGCTCGCGTTCATCGGGTCGATCAACGAGTTCATCATCGCCAACGTGTTCCTCACCAACACCGAGTCGAAGACCCTCGCGGTCGGCATGTACGGCCTGGTGGCGGGCGAACGCAACAACAACTTCGGGATCTTCGCGGCGGGCACGCTGCTCACCGCGATCCCGACGGTGCTGGTGTTCCAACTGCTCCAGCGCTACATCGTCTCCGGCCTCACCTCCGGAGCCGTCAAGGGCTGA
- a CDS encoding LacI family DNA-binding transcriptional regulator produces the protein MRARLSDIAQQAEVSEATVSRVLNDRPGVAPETRQAVLTALDVLGYERPARLRKRSAGLVGLVVPELDNPIFPAFAQIIESALAPTGYTPVLCTQTPGGVREDEYVEMLLDRQVSGIVFVSGLHADTAADHDRYRTLLARPLPIVMINGYAPGIPAPFVSCDDRESAELAVAHLVALGHRRIGLITGPDRFVPVQRKVAGYKAAMGRLTDISDEDLTELTELSLFGVEGGEAAAGRLIERGATGLVCGSDLMALGAIRAARQRGLSVPEDISVVGYDDSPLMAFTDPPLTTVRQPVAAMAVAAVRALVDEINGHPSPNSEYLFRPELVVRGSTAVTRPATAPKRQRPAPTSLAVPA, from the coding sequence ATGCGCGCTCGACTGTCCGACATCGCCCAACAGGCCGAAGTCAGCGAGGCCACGGTGTCGCGGGTGCTCAACGACCGCCCCGGAGTGGCCCCGGAGACCCGGCAGGCCGTCCTCACCGCCCTCGACGTGCTCGGCTACGAGCGACCGGCCCGGCTGCGCAAGCGCAGCGCCGGGCTGGTCGGCCTGGTCGTGCCCGAGCTGGACAACCCGATCTTCCCGGCGTTCGCCCAGATCATCGAGTCCGCCCTCGCCCCGACCGGCTACACGCCGGTGCTCTGCACCCAGACCCCCGGCGGCGTCCGCGAGGACGAGTACGTCGAGATGCTGCTGGACCGCCAGGTATCGGGCATCGTCTTCGTCTCCGGCCTGCACGCCGACACGGCCGCGGACCACGACCGCTACCGCACCCTGCTCGCCCGGCCGCTGCCGATCGTCATGATCAACGGCTACGCCCCCGGCATCCCCGCGCCCTTCGTCTCCTGCGACGACCGGGAGTCCGCCGAACTCGCCGTCGCCCACCTGGTGGCGCTCGGGCACCGGCGGATCGGCCTGATCACCGGCCCGGACCGGTTCGTCCCGGTGCAGCGCAAGGTCGCCGGCTACAAGGCGGCGATGGGGCGCCTCACCGACATCTCCGACGAGGACCTGACCGAGCTGACCGAACTGTCCCTGTTCGGTGTGGAGGGCGGCGAGGCCGCCGCCGGCCGGCTGATCGAGCGCGGCGCCACCGGACTGGTCTGCGGCTCCGACCTGATGGCGCTCGGCGCGATCCGGGCGGCCCGCCAGCGCGGCCTGTCCGTGCCCGAGGACATCTCCGTGGTCGGGTACGACGACTCCCCGCTGATGGCGTTCACCGACCCGCCGCTGACCACCGTGCGCCAGCCGGTCGCCGCCATGGCGGTCGCGGCGGTACGGGCGCTGGTCGACGAGATCAACGGCCACCCCTCCCCCAACTCCGAGTACCTGTTCCGCCCCGAGCTGGTGGTACGCGGCTCCACCGCGGTGACCCGCCCCGCGACCGCCCCCAAACGCCAGCGCCCCGCCCCCACCTCCCTGGCCGTCCCCGCCTGA